The Candidatus Sysuiplasma acidicola genome has a window encoding:
- a CDS encoding signal recognition particle receptor subunit alpha: MVLEGLGASLKSVVRRITGSANIDERFIKDITKDIQRALLQADVNVNIVLELTRKVEYRAINEKVLPGASLKEHVIKIIYDELAAILGTSAELTKSKQTIMLVGLYGQGKTTTAGKLARYLSKRGLSVGLIAADVHRPAAIDQLEQIGKEIKVPVF, translated from the coding sequence TTGGTTCTTGAAGGTCTCGGAGCATCATTAAAGTCTGTAGTGCGGAGGATTACAGGTTCGGCTAACATCGATGAGCGATTCATTAAGGATATTACCAAGGACATACAGCGTGCTCTTCTGCAGGCTGATGTGAATGTGAACATCGTTCTCGAGCTTACCAGGAAAGTAGAGTACAGGGCGATCAACGAGAAAGTGCTACCGGGGGCAAGTCTGAAGGAGCACGTCATCAAGATTATTTATGACGAGCTGGCTGCGATACTTGGCACATCTGCCGAGCTTACCAAATCCAAACAAACGATAATGCTTGTGGGACTTTACGGGCAGGGTAAAACAACAACTGCAGGGAAGCTAGCCAGGTATCTCTCCAAACGAGGACTGAGTGTAGGACTCATTGCCGCAGATGTCCACCGGCCGGCAGCAATAGATCAGCTGGAACAGATCGGAAAGGAAATCAAGGTTCCGGTTTTT